The nucleotide sequence AACACGGCCTCATAGGCCCCCGAACTGACCCCCTGAGTCAACTCGGTAATCTCTTCGGAAGAAAAGGGCAGCGGCTCGCCGCGCAGGTGGGCCTTAATTTGAAAATGCGCCAGCAAATCGGTGTAGCGACGAATCGGCGAGGTGACCTGGCTGTAGCCTTCCAAGCCCAAAGTGGCGTGACGGGCGGGGGTGATGCCCATCTCGCTGCGAGGCATACAGCGCCGAATAGCCGAGTAGCGCACCAACGCTGAGGGCAACTGCATGAGTTCTTCGTCAGGGGGCAACTCTGGCTGTGGTTGACTGCGGAACGGCATGGCCAAGGCGTGGTCATGGCCGTAGCGGGCCGCGACCTCTCCAGCCAAAATCATCATTTCCGCCACGAGTTCACGAGCGGGCGAATCGTCCAAAACTTTGATTTCGATGGACTCCTGCTCCTCGACCTGAGACACCCGAATCGACGTTTCCGGCATGTGAATATTGATGGCGCCCTGCTGCGCCCGCCATTGCTCACGCACTTTCGCCCAATGGGCGATCGCTAACAGTTCGGGCTCGGCCTGAATGCCTAAATCCAGCATTTCATCGACATCTTCGTAGGTGAGTCGATAGGTCGGCTTCACCAAGCTGGCAGCGATTTGATAGTCGGCGATCGCGCCTGCCTCGGTCAGGACAACCCCAAAACTCAGGGCACAATGCACTTCTCCCTGAATCAAGCTCATGGGGCCAGTCGCCAACTCCAGCGGAAACATCGGCACCATGCCGGTTGGCAAGTAAACCGTTGTGCAGCGACGCCGCGCTTCCAGGTCCAAATCATCCCCCGGAATCAGCCAGCGCGTCGGATCGGCAATATGCACCCATAATCGCTGCTGACCATCGGCTAAGGTTTCGACACTCAGCGCATCATCAATCTCGCGAGTGCTTTCGTCGTCAATGGTGTAAGTTTTGAGGCCCGTCAAATCGAGCCGATTGGCATCGGCATCGGGCGGCGGATTGCTCAGGCGGTGTTGCGCCATAGTGAGAAGAGCCTCTGAGAAGTCCACTGGAATTTGCCGCTTCCGCAGTTCCAGATTTTCGTGCGGCTGCCAAACCCCCAAATCCACCAGCAGATTAAAAGCTGATTCCGGGCTAAAGCCTCGCTCCAGGGCCGATAAGATTTCCTGGGCAGGCGCTTTTTGGTTCGACTCTTCGCCCCACAAAGCCAACTTTTCAATCACTTCGATGCGCGGGCGATCGCTCTTGTGCCATTCTACCGATTCGCCCGCTAGCCGTTGTCGAACGCGCGACAAAAATCCTTCCCATTCGGCCTTGCGTTGAGCTTCTTTTTCGATCTGATGCAGGAGTTCTTGCACCTGACTGGCAGGACGAGGCTCGTAGCGATCGCCCTTTTGCTTGAAGTAAATCTTGTCTGCCGACAGCATTTGGTGTGCCGCATAGCAAAAAGCTGCTCCCTGATCAGAGAACAGCAATTGCGCTAAAGCTACCGGATCCGTCGATTCGTTGGTTTCACTCAGTAGCTCCCAAGCGACTTCTAAGTTGCTGGGATCAATATAATCTGCCGCTTCAGCCACAATGTCACTAACGCTGTCAGGCTCAAAAACCTGCCCCGTTAGCTGAAAAGTCAGTGAGCGAGGGTGAACCGTATGGGACTGACCCTGGTCATCAAGGACGACCCAGTTCTTTTTGCCCTCAGGCCGATCTAACACACCTAAGCGGGAACTTCCTTTGACCTGGAATTCGACAAGTGTCCCCTTTTCCACAGTCCCCAACGTTCCCCAAGATTGTCACGACATCTAAAGCATAGCGGCTAGACGCAGCGTGCTGATTAGCCTTCCGTATTCACATAGGGCAGCAGTGCCAGCATCCGCGCCCGCTTAATGGCGGTGGTCAGATCGCGCTGCTGCTTGGCCGTCAAACCGGAAATCCGACGGGGCAAAATCTTGCCACGCTCAGTAATAAACTTGCGGAGCAAATCCACATCTTTGTAATCAATCGCGTCACCCGGCTTGATGGGGGACAAGCGACGACGGAAATATGCCATTGCAAAACCTACCTTTATTGCTAACGATTGCGGTAATTGAGGATGAGATTACTTAATCTCTTTGTGCACGGTGTGCTTGTTGCAGTGCGTGCAGAATTTCTTCAGTTCGATGCGGCTGGGGGTGTTACGACGATTTTTCTCCGTCGTGTATCGCGATACCCCATTCGACCGCTTATCGTTGTTGGTGCGACACTCAGTGCACTCAAGAGTAATTACTAAACGAACGCCTTTAGCCATGACAAGTTAGATCAGCCTTAATAAAACGAGAGACACAATCTCCTATTATTTCACGGCAATCCTAATCCGGCAAATCTTTTTCTTTCCAACGAACCCCTTTCCTGAGCCTCGAATCGGTGCTGCCCAAGCTTGAGCAGTGCAGTTTGAGCAGCAGGGACGAAATGCGAGGGATGTTATTAATGGCTTATGGGAACCCTACCGGTAGTTGAGCTTATTCGGTGGCCTGATGGTAGAGAGTCGTCAAAAAGGCACACTCAAGGTCTGGAAAAGCGATCGCGGCTTTGGCTTCATTAAGCCAGAAGACGGCAGCCAGGATGTATTTGTTCACATCACGGCAATCCGTAAGGCCGTGCGCGACCCC is from Leptolyngbya iicbica LK and encodes:
- a CDS encoding ribonuclease catalytic domain-containing protein, encoding MEKGTLVEFQVKGSSRLGVLDRPEGKKNWVVLDDQGQSHTVHPRSLTFQLTGQVFEPDSVSDIVAEAADYIDPSNLEVAWELLSETNESTDPVALAQLLFSDQGAAFCYAAHQMLSADKIYFKQKGDRYEPRPASQVQELLHQIEKEAQRKAEWEGFLSRVRQRLAGESVEWHKSDRPRIEVIEKLALWGEESNQKAPAQEILSALERGFSPESAFNLLVDLGVWQPHENLELRKRQIPVDFSEALLTMAQHRLSNPPPDADANRLDLTGLKTYTIDDESTREIDDALSVETLADGQQRLWVHIADPTRWLIPGDDLDLEARRRCTTVYLPTGMVPMFPLELATGPMSLIQGEVHCALSFGVVLTEAGAIADYQIAASLVKPTYRLTYEDVDEMLDLGIQAEPELLAIAHWAKVREQWRAQQGAINIHMPETSIRVSQVEEQESIEIKVLDDSPARELVAEMMILAGEVAARYGHDHALAMPFRSQPQPELPPDEELMQLPSALVRYSAIRRCMPRSEMGITPARHATLGLEGYSQVTSPIRRYTDLLAHFQIKAHLRGEPLPFSSEEITELTQGVSSGAYEAVLVERQTKRYWALEYLRRQGFDYVWSVMLLRWLREGDRLGLVMFEDLGLELPMRFERNVELGERLQVQITQANPRQDIIRMAEVSAPSQAEAHAEVTEAASS
- the rpsR gene encoding 30S ribosomal protein S18, which translates into the protein MAYFRRRLSPIKPGDAIDYKDVDLLRKFITERGKILPRRISGLTAKQQRDLTTAIKRARMLALLPYVNTEG
- the rpmG gene encoding 50S ribosomal protein L33: MAKGVRLVITLECTECRTNNDKRSNGVSRYTTEKNRRNTPSRIELKKFCTHCNKHTVHKEIK